One window of the Aptenodytes patagonicus chromosome 5, bAptPat1.pri.cur, whole genome shotgun sequence genome contains the following:
- the MSH4 gene encoding mutS protein homolog 4: protein MLKESSKANACGRAAASESYTGRGSSTSGWSGRAERTPRYTLGLLQTPRSTADSAGGFSSGGVRPGSSSGEGLAPSRAAGASRVKPPVPGRGESYFGDKSSCAENTSTWNLTSSSSVRGLNSTCIGKTPLSSSRSVCRSHTPLMRYSVTSSSAVSAHTVGSVIVAVVEGRGLARGEVGMASIDLKNPEVVLSQFADNTTYAKVITKLRILTPLEIIMSNTACDAGNTTKLFSLITEHFKNVAFTTVQRKYFNETKGLEYIEQLCASEFSTVFMEVQSKYYCLAAAAALLKYVEFIQNSVYAPKSLKVRFQGSEKTAMIDSSSAQNLELVVNNRDSRNGHTLCGVLNYTKTPGGSRRLRSNILEPLVDAETINTRLDCVQELLQDEGLFFGLQAVISKFLDTEQLLSVLVQIPKQDTVKSAESKITNLIYLKHTLELVEPLKAALRSCNTPLLKAYYNSLEDTRFGIILEKITTVINDDTRYTKGCLSMRTQKCYAVKPNINEFLDIARRTYTEIVDDIAGMITQLAEKYNLPMKTSFSSARGFFIQMNVDCSTLPNGQLPSEFTKITKMKNTYSFTSADLIKMNERCQESLREIYHMTYLIVCKLLNEIYEHIHCLYKLSDIVSMLDMLLSFAHACTLSDYVRPEFTDTLAIKQGWHPILEKIAMEKPVSNNTYLTEGNNFVIITGPNMSGKSTYLKQIALCQIMAQIGSYVPAEYCSFRIAEQIFTRIGMDDDIETNASTFMKEMKEITYIIQNANDKSLIIIDELGRGTSAEEGIGICYAACEYLLNLKAFTLFATHFLELCHIDALYPNVENYHFEVQHVRSSAGNKEKIAYTYTLSKGYTEEKNYGLKAAEVSSLPSSVILDAKEITNHIAKQILHRQKSTPEMMKQRAVYHLAMRLVQTARNSRLDPDSLRIYLKGLKKKYEASCPAPGQNDEQQ, encoded by the exons ATGTTGAAAGAAAGCAGTAAGGCGAACGCGTGTGGGCGGGCGGCCGCCTCAGAGTCCTATACGGGCCGCGGCTCTTCCACGTCAGGGTGGAGCGGGCGAGCGGAGCGGACGCCCCGCTATACCCTTGGGCTGCTGCAGACGCCGCGCAGCACGGCGGACAGCGCCGGCGGCTTTTCCAGCGGCGGGGTGAGGCCGGGTAGCTCCAGCGGAGAAGGCCTCGCTCCCAGCCGGGCTGCCGGTGCTAGCAGAGTGAAGCCGCCGGTTCCCGGAAGAGGAG aatCATATTTTGGGGACAAAAGTTCTTGTGCAGAAAATACTAGCACATGGAATCTCACGAGTTCTTCTTCTGTGCGAGGCCTGAATAGCACATGTATAGGAAAAACACCCCTCTCTTCTAGTAGATCTGTTTGCAGAAGCCATACCCCTCTTATGAGATATTCAG TTACATCCTCATCTGCAGTCTCTGCTCATACTGTTGGGTCGGTTATTGTAGCTGTAGTAGAAGGAAGAGGCCTTGCCAGAGGTGAAGTAGGAATGGCCAGTATTGACTTAAAAAATCCTGAGGTGGTATTATCACAATTTGCAGACAATACAACTTATGCCAAG GTCATTACTAAACTCAGGATTTTAACACCACTAGAAATAATAATGTCAAACACTGCTTGTGATGCAGGGAACACAACAAAATTGTTCAGTCTGATAACAGAACATTTCAAG AATGTGGCTTTTACAACTGtccaaagaaaatacttcaatGAAACAAAGGGTTTGGAATACATAGAACAATTGTGTGCATCTGAATTCAGCACAGTTTTCATGGAGGTTCAAtcaaa GTACTACtgtcttgcagctgctgcagctttgCTAAAATATGTTGAATTTATTCAAAATTCAGTTTATGCTCCTAAATCACTCAAAGTGCGTTTCCAGGGGAGTGAGAAAACAGCTATGATAGATTCATCATCAGCACAAAATCTTGAACTAGTGGTTAATAACAGAGATTCGCG gaatGGTCACACGCTTTGTGGTGTCCTAAATTACACTAAAACTCCAGGTGGAAGTCGAAGACTTAGATCCAATATCCTGGAGCCACTAGTTGATGCTGAAACAATTAACACAAGACTGGACTGTGTTCAGGAATTACTCCAGGATGAGGGACTCTTTTTTGGTCTTCAAGCAG TTATCTCAAAGTTCCTGGATACAGAACAACTACTTTCAGTTTTGGTACAAATTCCAAAGCAGGATACA GTTAAAAGTGCTGAATCAAAAATAACTAATTTAATTTACCTGAAGCATACTCTAGAACTTGTGGAGCCTCTGAAA GCTGCTTTAAGAAGCTGTAACACACCGCTGCTAAAGGCTTATTATAATTCTCTTGAAGATACAAG ATTTGGAATTATACTTGAAAAGATTACAACTGTAATTAATGACGATACAAGGTACACAAAAGGATGTCTGAGTATGAGGACCCAGAAATGCTATGCTGTTAAGCCTAACATCAATGAATTCCTTGACATAGCTCGTAGAACATACACAGAAATTGTTGATGACATAGCAG GTATGATAACACAACTTGCAGAAAAGTACAACCTACCAATGAAAACAAGTTTCAGCTCTGCTCGTGGATTTTTTATCCAGATGAATGTTGATTGTTCAACATTACCCAATGGCCAACTTCCTTCTGAATTTACAAAG ATCactaaaatgaaaaacacatataGCTTCACTTCAGcagatttaataaaaatgaatgaaaggtGTCAGGAGTCCCTGAGAGAAATATATCACATGACCTACTT AATAGTGTGTAAACTACTGAACGAGATCTATGAACACATTCATTGCCTATACAAGCTGTCTGACATTGTGTCAATGCTGGATATGCTGCTTTCATTTGCCCATGCCTGCACTCTTTCTGATTATG TTCGTCCAGAATTTACGGATACTTTAGCAATCAAGCAGGGATGGCATCCCATTCTTGAAAAGATAGCTATGGAAAAACCTGTGTCTAACAACACATATCTGACAGAGGGTAACAATTTTGTCATTATTACAGGACCAAATATGAGTGGAAAATCAACATACCTAAAACAGATTGCTCTCTGTCAAATTATGGCACAGATCG GTTCTTACGTCCCAGCAGAGTATTGTTCTTTTCGAATTGCAGAGCAAATTTTTACCAGAATAGGTATGGATGATGATATAGAAACAAATGCATCAACATTcatgaaggaaatgaaagag atAACGTACATCATACAAAATGCTAATGACAAATCACTCATCATAATTGACGAACTTGGCAGAGGTACCAGTGCTGAAGAAGGTATTGGCATTTGTTATGCTGCCTGTGAATATCTGTTGAATTTAAAG GCATTTACATTGTTTGCTACACATTTCCTGGAACTGTGTCATATAGATGCTTTATATCCCAATGTGGAAAATTACCATTTTGAAGTGCAACATGTGAGAAGCAGTGCtggaaataaggagaaaattGCTTACACTTACACGCTCTCTAAAGGATATACAGAGGAAAAGAACTATG
- the RABGGTB gene encoding geranylgeranyl transferase type-2 subunit beta isoform X1, which yields MAGRRARGEGTPQKDVTIKPDAPSTLLSEKHADYIASYGTKKDDYEYCMSEYLRMSGVYWGLTAMDLMGQLHRMNKEEILAFIKSCQHECGGISASIGHDPHLLYTLSAVQILILYDSLHVVDVNKIVEYIQNLQKEDGSFAGDKWGEIDTRFSFCAAATLALLGKLDAIDVGKAVEFVLSCMNFDGGFGCRPGSESHAGQIYCCTGFLAITDQLHQINVDLLGWWLCERQLPSGGLNGRPEKLPDVCYSWWVLASLKMIGRLHWIDREKLRCFILACQDEETGGFADRPGDMVDPFHTLFGIAGLSLLGEEQIKAVNPVFCMPEDVLRRINVQPELVS from the exons ATGGCGGGACGGCGAGCGCGCGGCGAG GGGACACCGCAAAAGGATGTTACAATAAAACCCGATGCCCCAAGCACATTACTTTCGGAGAAACATGCAGACTATATTGCTTCATATGGAACAAAGAAAGATGATTAT GAATACTGTATGTCGGAGTATTTGAGGATGAGTGGTGTTTACTGGGGGCTGACGGCAATGGATCTCATGGGGCAGCTGCACCGAATGAACAAAGAAGAAATTCTGGCATTCATCAAATCGTGTCAACATGAATGTGGTGGAATAAGTGCCAGCATAGGTCATGATCCTCATCTTCTGTATACCCTCAGTGCTGTCCAG attctTATCTTATATGATAGTCTCCATGTTGTTGATGTAAATAAAATTGTTGAATATATACAGAACTTGCAAAAAGAAGATGGATCATTTGCTGGAGACAAATGGG GAGAAATAGATACAAGGTTCTCCTTCTGTGCTGCAGCAACTCTTGCACTTCTG GGAAAGCTGGATGCTATTGATGTGGGGAAAGCAGTAGAATTCGTTTTGTCCTGTATGAACTTTGATGGAGGATTTGGTTGTAGACCAGGTTCCGAATCACATGCAGGACAG ATCTATTGTTGCACAGGATTTCTGGCTATAACAGACCAGTTGCATCAAATAAATGTTGACTTGCTGGGTTGGTGGCTTTGTGAACGTCAGTTACCTTCTGGAGGTCTCAATGGACGACCAGAGAAG TTACCTGATGTATGTTACTCATGGTGGGTGCTAGCATCTTTGAAGATGATTGGTAGGTTACACTGGATTGACAGAGAGAAACTGCGCTGCTTTATTTTGGCTTGCCAGGATGAGGAGACTGGAGGATTTGCTGACAGACCAGGAGATATG gTGGATCCATTTCACACCTTATTTGGAATTGCTGGACTATCTTTATTAGGAGAAGAACAAATTAAGGCCGTCAATCCTGTCTTTTGTATGCCAGAAGATGTCCTTCGAAGAATAAATGTACAGCCTGAGCTTGTGAGCTAA
- the RABGGTB gene encoding geranylgeranyl transferase type-2 subunit beta isoform X3: MAGRRARGEGTPQKDVTIKPDAPSTLLSEKHADYIASYGTKKDDYEYCMSEYLRMSGVYWGLTAMDLMGQLHRMNKEEILAFIKSCQHECGGISASIGHDPHLLYTLSAVQILILYDSLHVVDVNKIVEYIQNLQKEDGSFAGDKWGEIDTRFSFCAAATLALLGKLDAIDVGKAVEFVLSCMNFDGGFGCRPGSESHAGQLPDVCYSWWVLASLKMIGRLHWIDREKLRCFILACQDEETGGFADRPGDMVDPFHTLFGIAGLSLLGEEQIKAVNPVFCMPEDVLRRINVQPELVS; encoded by the exons ATGGCGGGACGGCGAGCGCGCGGCGAG GGGACACCGCAAAAGGATGTTACAATAAAACCCGATGCCCCAAGCACATTACTTTCGGAGAAACATGCAGACTATATTGCTTCATATGGAACAAAGAAAGATGATTAT GAATACTGTATGTCGGAGTATTTGAGGATGAGTGGTGTTTACTGGGGGCTGACGGCAATGGATCTCATGGGGCAGCTGCACCGAATGAACAAAGAAGAAATTCTGGCATTCATCAAATCGTGTCAACATGAATGTGGTGGAATAAGTGCCAGCATAGGTCATGATCCTCATCTTCTGTATACCCTCAGTGCTGTCCAG attctTATCTTATATGATAGTCTCCATGTTGTTGATGTAAATAAAATTGTTGAATATATACAGAACTTGCAAAAAGAAGATGGATCATTTGCTGGAGACAAATGGG GAGAAATAGATACAAGGTTCTCCTTCTGTGCTGCAGCAACTCTTGCACTTCTG GGAAAGCTGGATGCTATTGATGTGGGGAAAGCAGTAGAATTCGTTTTGTCCTGTATGAACTTTGATGGAGGATTTGGTTGTAGACCAGGTTCCGAATCACATGCAGGACAG TTACCTGATGTATGTTACTCATGGTGGGTGCTAGCATCTTTGAAGATGATTGGTAGGTTACACTGGATTGACAGAGAGAAACTGCGCTGCTTTATTTTGGCTTGCCAGGATGAGGAGACTGGAGGATTTGCTGACAGACCAGGAGATATG gTGGATCCATTTCACACCTTATTTGGAATTGCTGGACTATCTTTATTAGGAGAAGAACAAATTAAGGCCGTCAATCCTGTCTTTTGTATGCCAGAAGATGTCCTTCGAAGAATAAATGTACAGCCTGAGCTTGTGAGCTAA
- the RABGGTB gene encoding geranylgeranyl transferase type-2 subunit beta isoform X2, whose protein sequence is MGTPQKDVTIKPDAPSTLLSEKHADYIASYGTKKDDYEYCMSEYLRMSGVYWGLTAMDLMGQLHRMNKEEILAFIKSCQHECGGISASIGHDPHLLYTLSAVQILILYDSLHVVDVNKIVEYIQNLQKEDGSFAGDKWGEIDTRFSFCAAATLALLGKLDAIDVGKAVEFVLSCMNFDGGFGCRPGSESHAGQIYCCTGFLAITDQLHQINVDLLGWWLCERQLPSGGLNGRPEKLPDVCYSWWVLASLKMIGRLHWIDREKLRCFILACQDEETGGFADRPGDMVDPFHTLFGIAGLSLLGEEQIKAVNPVFCMPEDVLRRINVQPELVS, encoded by the exons ATG GGGACACCGCAAAAGGATGTTACAATAAAACCCGATGCCCCAAGCACATTACTTTCGGAGAAACATGCAGACTATATTGCTTCATATGGAACAAAGAAAGATGATTAT GAATACTGTATGTCGGAGTATTTGAGGATGAGTGGTGTTTACTGGGGGCTGACGGCAATGGATCTCATGGGGCAGCTGCACCGAATGAACAAAGAAGAAATTCTGGCATTCATCAAATCGTGTCAACATGAATGTGGTGGAATAAGTGCCAGCATAGGTCATGATCCTCATCTTCTGTATACCCTCAGTGCTGTCCAG attctTATCTTATATGATAGTCTCCATGTTGTTGATGTAAATAAAATTGTTGAATATATACAGAACTTGCAAAAAGAAGATGGATCATTTGCTGGAGACAAATGGG GAGAAATAGATACAAGGTTCTCCTTCTGTGCTGCAGCAACTCTTGCACTTCTG GGAAAGCTGGATGCTATTGATGTGGGGAAAGCAGTAGAATTCGTTTTGTCCTGTATGAACTTTGATGGAGGATTTGGTTGTAGACCAGGTTCCGAATCACATGCAGGACAG ATCTATTGTTGCACAGGATTTCTGGCTATAACAGACCAGTTGCATCAAATAAATGTTGACTTGCTGGGTTGGTGGCTTTGTGAACGTCAGTTACCTTCTGGAGGTCTCAATGGACGACCAGAGAAG TTACCTGATGTATGTTACTCATGGTGGGTGCTAGCATCTTTGAAGATGATTGGTAGGTTACACTGGATTGACAGAGAGAAACTGCGCTGCTTTATTTTGGCTTGCCAGGATGAGGAGACTGGAGGATTTGCTGACAGACCAGGAGATATG gTGGATCCATTTCACACCTTATTTGGAATTGCTGGACTATCTTTATTAGGAGAAGAACAAATTAAGGCCGTCAATCCTGTCTTTTGTATGCCAGAAGATGTCCTTCGAAGAATAAATGTACAGCCTGAGCTTGTGAGCTAA